A part of Streptomyces sp. NBC_00557 genomic DNA contains:
- a CDS encoding NAD(P)/FAD-dependent oxidoreductase — protein MSENTESNRYDVVVVGGGPAGLSAALVLGRARRRTLVVDAGEPRNAPSAHMQGYLSRDGMSPAEFLAVGREEIARYGVELVRDRVVDAARNGEDFTADLAGGRSVRARQLVIATGLKDVLPDLPGLAERFGRDVIHCPYCHGWEARDLPTGVLAASPLSVHQALMVTQWSKDVRLFLHEVGESELTDDDLRRLAAAGVAVVPGKVAELVVTDDRLTGVRLAGGTPSGGGTVHDREVLYAAPRAVPNNELLLRLGAELRETPFGAYPVIDERGLTTVPGLWAAGNASGFAEQVINAASRGYRAGAAINGELLMADLDAGVRV, from the coding sequence ATGAGCGAGAACACCGAGAGCAACAGGTACGACGTGGTCGTCGTCGGCGGTGGGCCCGCCGGGCTGTCCGCCGCGCTGGTCCTCGGCCGGGCCCGGCGCCGCACACTCGTCGTCGACGCGGGCGAGCCGCGCAACGCGCCGTCCGCGCACATGCAGGGCTATCTCTCCCGCGACGGCATGTCACCGGCCGAGTTCCTGGCCGTCGGGCGCGAGGAGATCGCCCGGTACGGCGTGGAGCTGGTCCGGGACCGGGTCGTGGACGCCGCACGGAACGGCGAAGACTTCACGGCGGATCTGGCCGGCGGGCGGTCGGTGCGGGCCCGGCAGCTGGTGATCGCCACGGGCCTGAAGGACGTGCTGCCGGACCTGCCGGGGCTGGCCGAGCGGTTCGGCCGGGACGTGATCCACTGCCCGTACTGCCACGGCTGGGAGGCCCGCGATCTGCCGACCGGCGTGCTCGCGGCCTCGCCGCTGAGCGTCCACCAGGCGCTCATGGTCACGCAGTGGTCCAAGGACGTGCGGCTCTTCCTGCACGAGGTCGGCGAATCGGAACTGACGGACGACGACCTGCGCCGGCTGGCCGCCGCCGGGGTCGCGGTCGTCCCGGGCAAGGTCGCGGAACTCGTCGTCACCGACGACCGGCTCACCGGGGTCCGGCTCGCTGGGGGTACCCCCTCTGGGGGAGGCACGGTCCACGACCGCGAGGTGCTGTACGCCGCCCCGCGCGCCGTACCGAACAACGAGCTGCTCCTGCGGCTGGGCGCCGAGCTGCGCGAGACCCCGTTCGGCGCGTACCCGGTGATCGACGAGCGCGGCCTGACGACCGTGCCGGGCCTCTGGGCCGCGGGCAACGCGAGCGGCTTCGCCGAGCAGGTGATCAACGCGGCGAGCCGGGGTTACCGGGCGGGGGCGGCGATCAACGGGGAGCTGCTGATGGCGGACCTGGACGCCGGGGTCCGGGTGTAG
- a CDS encoding helix-turn-helix domain-containing protein — MSTDDVLAEVGPRLRRIRKEREVTLAALSEATGISVSTLSRLESGLRRPSLELLLPIAQAHQVPLDELVGAPPVGDPRVRSKPIVRGGRTHWPLTRQPGGLQAFKVLEPQRRLEPEPRTHEGYEWLYVLSGRLRLVLGEHDVALTAGEAAEFDTRVPHWFGSTGEGPVEFLSLFGPQGERMHVRARPASRT; from the coding sequence ATGAGCACAGACGACGTACTGGCGGAAGTGGGCCCGCGGCTGCGGCGCATCCGCAAGGAACGGGAGGTGACGCTGGCCGCCCTGTCCGAGGCCACCGGCATCTCCGTCAGCACCCTGTCCCGGCTGGAGTCCGGCCTGCGCAGGCCCAGCCTCGAACTGCTGCTGCCGATCGCGCAGGCCCACCAGGTGCCGCTGGACGAACTGGTCGGCGCGCCGCCGGTGGGGGACCCGCGGGTGCGGTCCAAGCCGATCGTCCGCGGCGGGCGCACCCACTGGCCGCTGACCCGCCAGCCCGGCGGCCTGCAGGCCTTCAAGGTGCTGGAGCCGCAGCGCAGGCTCGAGCCGGAGCCGCGCACGCACGAGGGCTACGAGTGGCTGTACGTGCTCTCCGGCCGGCTGCGGCTGGTCCTCGGCGAGCACGACGTGGCGCTGACGGCGGGGGAGGCGGCCGAGTTCGACACGCGCGTGCCGCACTGGTTCGGGTCGACGGGGGAGGGGCCGGTGGAGTTCCTCAGCCTGTTCGGGCCGCAGGGCGAGCGGATGCACGTCCGGGCCCGGCCGGCGTCCCGGACGTGA
- a CDS encoding NADPH:quinone oxidoreductase family protein — translation MQAWQVHENGEPSEVMRLADVEPPTPADGQVRLRVRAANVNFPDALLCRGQYQVRPPLPFTPGVEICGETEDGRRVIANPALPYGGFAEYALADARALLPAPEALDDAEAAALHIGYQTGWFGLHRRARLEAGETLLVHAAAGGVGSAAVQLGKAAGATVIGVVGGAEKAAVARGLGCDVVVDRRSEDVIAAVKEATGGRGADVIYDPVGGDAYAQSAKLVAFEGRIVVVGFASGTIPSPALNHALVKNYSILGLHWGLYNTKNPKLVLRCHEELTELAARGAIKPLVSERVPLAEAAAAVQKVADGRSTGRIAVVMEGAA, via the coding sequence ATGCAGGCATGGCAAGTGCACGAGAACGGCGAGCCGAGCGAGGTGATGCGCCTTGCGGACGTGGAGCCGCCCACGCCCGCGGACGGCCAGGTGCGCCTGCGCGTGCGGGCCGCCAACGTCAACTTCCCGGACGCGCTGCTGTGCCGCGGCCAGTACCAGGTGCGTCCGCCGCTGCCGTTCACGCCCGGCGTGGAGATCTGCGGTGAGACCGAGGACGGCCGCCGGGTGATCGCCAATCCCGCGCTGCCGTACGGCGGCTTCGCCGAGTACGCCCTCGCCGACGCCCGCGCCCTGCTGCCCGCGCCCGAGGCGCTGGACGACGCCGAGGCCGCCGCGCTGCACATCGGCTACCAGACCGGCTGGTTCGGCCTGCACCGCCGGGCCCGTCTGGAGGCGGGGGAGACCCTGCTCGTGCACGCCGCGGCCGGAGGCGTCGGCAGCGCCGCCGTCCAGCTCGGCAAGGCGGCCGGTGCCACCGTGATCGGTGTCGTCGGGGGCGCCGAGAAGGCCGCCGTGGCCCGCGGGCTGGGCTGCGACGTGGTGGTCGACCGCCGCTCCGAGGACGTGATCGCGGCCGTCAAGGAGGCCACCGGCGGCCGCGGCGCGGACGTGATCTACGACCCGGTGGGCGGCGACGCCTACGCCCAGTCCGCCAAGCTCGTCGCCTTCGAGGGCCGGATCGTCGTCGTCGGCTTCGCGAGCGGCACCATCCCCAGCCCGGCCCTCAACCACGCGCTGGTGAAGAACTACTCGATCCTGGGCCTGCACTGGGGCCTGTACAACACCAAGAACCCCAAGCTGGTGCTGCGCTGCCACGAGGAGCTGACCGAACTGGCCGCCCGGGGCGCGATCAAACCGCTGGTGAGCGAGCGGGTGCCGCTCGCGGAGGCCGCCGCGGCCGTGCAGAAGGTGGCGGACGGCCGCTCCACCGGCCGGATCGCCGTGGTGATGGAGGGAGCAGCATGA
- a CDS encoding acyl-CoA dehydrogenase family protein: MTDAEELRRRTRELLAAHPPADTDRLEFLRARFDAGLAWVHYPEGLGGLGAPRSLQAVVDAELESAGAPDNDSRRNGIGLGMAAPTILKYGTEEQKQRYLRPLWTGEEVWCQLFSEPGAGSDLAALGTRAVREDDAWVVNGQKVWTSGAHNARWAILIARTDPNVPKHAGITYFICDMTDPGVEVRPLRQITGEAEFNEVFLTDVRIPDSRRLGETGDGWRVAQTTLNNERVAIGGMRLPREGGMIGPVATTWRERPELRTHDLHQRLLKLWVEAEVARLTGERLRQQLAVGQPGPEGAGMKLAFARLNQEISGLEVELRGEEGLLYDDWTMRRPELVDFTGRDAGYRYLRSKGNSIEGGTSEVLLNIVAERVLGLPAEPRTDKDVAWKDLAR; encoded by the coding sequence ATGACCGACGCCGAGGAACTGCGCCGCCGCACAAGGGAGTTGCTTGCCGCGCACCCGCCCGCCGACACCGACCGGCTGGAGTTCCTGCGCGCCCGCTTCGACGCCGGCCTCGCCTGGGTGCACTACCCGGAGGGGCTCGGCGGACTGGGCGCCCCGCGCTCGCTGCAGGCCGTCGTGGACGCCGAGCTGGAATCCGCCGGCGCCCCCGACAACGACTCGCGCCGCAACGGCATCGGGCTCGGCATGGCCGCGCCGACCATCCTCAAGTACGGCACCGAGGAGCAGAAGCAGCGCTATCTGCGCCCGCTGTGGACGGGGGAGGAGGTCTGGTGCCAGCTGTTCAGCGAGCCCGGCGCCGGCTCGGACCTGGCCGCGCTGGGAACTCGGGCCGTGCGCGAGGACGACGCGTGGGTCGTCAACGGGCAGAAGGTGTGGACGTCCGGCGCGCACAACGCCCGCTGGGCCATCCTCATCGCCCGCACCGATCCGAACGTGCCCAAGCACGCGGGCATCACCTACTTCATCTGCGACATGACCGACCCGGGCGTCGAGGTCCGGCCGCTGCGCCAGATCACCGGCGAGGCCGAGTTCAACGAGGTCTTCCTCACCGACGTCCGCATCCCCGACTCCCGCCGCCTCGGCGAGACCGGCGACGGCTGGCGGGTCGCGCAGACCACGCTGAACAACGAGCGCGTCGCCATCGGCGGCATGCGGCTGCCCCGCGAGGGCGGCATGATCGGCCCGGTCGCCACCACCTGGCGCGAGCGCCCCGAGCTGCGCACCCACGACCTGCACCAGCGGCTGCTGAAGCTGTGGGTGGAGGCCGAGGTCGCCCGGCTCACCGGCGAACGCCTGCGCCAGCAGCTCGCCGTCGGCCAGCCCGGCCCCGAGGGCGCCGGCATGAAGCTCGCCTTCGCCCGCCTCAACCAGGAGATCAGCGGCCTGGAGGTCGAACTCCGCGGCGAGGAGGGCCTGCTGTACGACGACTGGACCATGCGCCGCCCCGAGCTGGTCGACTTCACCGGCCGTGACGCCGGCTACCGCTATCTGCGCTCCAAGGGCAACAGCATCGAGGGCGGGACCAGCGAGGTCCTGCTGAACATCGTCGCCGAGCGCGTCCTCGGCCTGCCCGCCGAGCCGCGCACCGACAAGGACGTCGCCTGGAAGGACCTCGCCCGATGA
- a CDS encoding acyl-CoA dehydrogenase family protein, giving the protein MTDLLYSEEEEALRAAVRDLLMDHCSAADVLARIESDTPHDLALWKSLTEGMGLAGLLVPEEQGGQGASAREVAVVLEELGRAVAPVPYLTSAVVATEALLACGDDELLGQLAAGRTIGALAVGLHTAPGAAVRTVRLEDGALHGELTGIADAAVADVLLVPADDGGLYAVAANAVTVVPQTSLDLTRPLATLRLEGAPGRRVGDAEPAVRRALRAAAGLLASEQLGVADWALTETVRYLKERKQFNRPVGGFQALKHRLAQLWLEVVSLRAAARAAADALATGEDTDVSVAVAQAYAAPVAVHAAEEALQLHGGIGMTWEHPIHLYLKRAKADSIAHGTAGAHREALAALVDLQAP; this is encoded by the coding sequence ATGACCGACCTGCTGTACTCGGAGGAGGAAGAGGCGCTGCGGGCCGCCGTACGCGACCTGCTCATGGACCACTGCTCCGCGGCGGACGTCCTCGCCCGCATCGAGTCGGACACCCCGCACGACCTCGCCCTGTGGAAGTCCCTCACCGAGGGCATGGGCCTGGCCGGACTCCTGGTGCCCGAGGAGCAGGGCGGCCAGGGCGCCTCCGCCCGCGAAGTCGCCGTCGTCCTGGAGGAGCTGGGCCGGGCCGTCGCCCCCGTGCCGTACCTCACCAGCGCGGTCGTGGCCACCGAGGCCCTGCTGGCCTGCGGGGACGATGAACTGCTCGGACAGCTGGCCGCCGGGCGCACCATCGGCGCCCTCGCCGTCGGCCTGCACACCGCCCCGGGCGCCGCCGTCAGGACCGTACGGCTGGAGGACGGCGCGCTGCACGGGGAGCTGACCGGCATCGCCGACGCGGCCGTGGCCGACGTCCTGCTCGTCCCGGCCGACGACGGCGGCCTGTACGCGGTGGCCGCGAACGCCGTCACGGTCGTCCCGCAGACCTCCCTCGACCTGACCCGGCCGCTGGCGACCCTGCGCCTGGAGGGTGCGCCCGGCCGCCGCGTCGGCGACGCCGAACCCGCCGTACGACGCGCCCTGCGGGCCGCCGCCGGACTGCTCGCCTCCGAGCAACTCGGCGTCGCCGACTGGGCGTTGACCGAGACGGTGCGCTATCTGAAGGAGCGCAAGCAGTTCAACCGGCCGGTCGGCGGCTTCCAGGCGCTCAAGCACCGGCTCGCCCAGCTGTGGCTGGAGGTCGTCAGCCTCCGCGCCGCCGCCCGCGCCGCGGCGGACGCGCTGGCCACCGGCGAGGACACGGACGTCTCGGTCGCCGTCGCCCAGGCCTACGCCGCTCCCGTCGCCGTGCACGCCGCCGAGGAGGCGCTGCAACTGCACGGCGGCATCGGGATGACCTGGGAACATCCGATCCACCTGTATCTGAAGCGCGCCAAGGCCGACTCGATCGCCCACGGCACGGCGGGAGCGCACCGGGAGGCGCTGGCCGCACTGGTCGACCTCCAGGCGCCCTGA